In Candidatus Promineifilum breve, one genomic interval encodes:
- a CDS encoding FmdB family zinc ribbon protein — MMPHYDYRCQNCGRRTRLFMTFAEYDRAVPVCAHCGSASLQRRVGRVAVARSEDSRLDTLMADDALAGLEDDPRAMGQLMRRMSQEMGEDLDGELDEVAGRLEKGESPESIEASMPALGEAAGLDDSF; from the coding sequence ATGATGCCGCATTACGATTATCGCTGCCAAAACTGCGGCCGTCGCACGCGCCTCTTTATGACCTTTGCCGAGTACGACCGCGCCGTGCCGGTCTGTGCCCACTGCGGCAGCGCCAGCTTGCAACGGCGCGTCGGCCGCGTCGCCGTCGCCCGCTCCGAAGATTCGCGCCTCGACACGCTGATGGCTGATGACGCGCTGGCCGGGCTGGAAGACGACCCCCGCGCCATGGGCCAACTCATGCGCCGGATGAGCCAGGAGATGGGCGAGGACCTGGACGGCGAACTGGATGAAGTAGCCGGCCGGCTGGAGAAAGGGGAGTCGCCGGAATCGATTGAGGCATCGATGCCGGCGCTGGGCGAAGCGGCAGGGCTGGACGACAGCTTCTAG
- the tmk gene encoding dTMP kinase: protein MFITFEGPEGGGKSTQIQMLAERLRRQGYGVVMTREPGGTAIGDQIRDVLHDTANTAMSPTAELLLYSASRAQHVAEVIRPALAAGQVVLCDRFADSSMAYQGYGRGLDRAMLAALTAIATGGLTPDLTLLLDLDVERGLARRAERGEEMNRLDLEAVGFHQRVRAGYHALAAAEPVRWISLDADRPVAAVAADVWRVVAERLIA, encoded by the coding sequence ATGTTCATTACCTTTGAAGGGCCGGAGGGCGGCGGCAAATCGACTCAAATCCAGATGCTGGCCGAGCGCCTGCGCCGACAGGGGTATGGCGTGGTGATGACCCGCGAGCCGGGCGGCACGGCCATCGGCGACCAGATTCGCGACGTGTTGCACGACACGGCCAACACGGCCATGTCGCCCACGGCCGAATTGCTGCTCTATTCGGCCTCGCGCGCCCAGCACGTGGCCGAGGTGATTCGCCCGGCGCTGGCTGCGGGCCAGGTGGTGCTGTGCGACCGTTTTGCCGATAGCTCGATGGCCTATCAGGGCTATGGCCGCGGCCTGGATCGGGCGATGCTGGCCGCCCTCACGGCCATTGCCACCGGCGGCCTGACCCCTGACCTGACCCTGCTGCTCGACCTGGACGTGGAGCGCGGGCTGGCCCGCCGCGCCGAGCGAGGGGAGGAGATGAACCGGCTCGATCTGGAGGCGGTGGGTTTTCATCAGCGGGTGCGCGCCGGGTATCACGCGCTGGCGGCGGCCGAGCCGGTGCGGTGGATCAGCCTCGACGCCGATCGCCCCGTGGCGGCCGTGGCCGCCGACGTGTGGCGTGTGGTCGCGGAACGGCTTATCGCCTAG